A portion of the Edaphobacter lichenicola genome contains these proteins:
- a CDS encoding DUF3857 domain-containing protein encodes MIHISSRRSLCLSLFSTLFLAASPIARAQWTVPTPEELSMTSQPEVPGAAAVYLFREETTEDKLHMFSIYVRLKVLTERGKDYANVELNYEKNSEGAATQIDSIQGRTIHPDGTIIPFTGKPYDKLVEKTQGIKVMAKVFTLPDVEVGSIIEYRYKLRLNDYLFMAPTWFIQSELYTRRSHYLWKPTDEQLVTNDDRGQLTDMIFWTPILPPGTQLIHNQLASQHMGHEGQLIFEVNAHDVPPAPQEEFMPPLASFTYRVLFYYSPYRSGEEFWKSEGKHWAKLRDKFIGPGPAVTAAVRDLTIPTDSQDQKLRKIYAAVMKLENTNFTREHSSEEEKSEGFKEIRTTDDIWTRKRGSDEQLTQLFVAMARAAGMKAYLAAITSRDRSLFLAAYLNLAQLDDDIAIVEVDGKEQYFDPGTRYCPYQHLAWKHTQSAGIRQTASGSDIVHTPGEVYTYSRTQRVANLSMDREGAVTGTVKMTYMGSPGLYWRQRALTGDAASLDRELSTNVENLLPNGMEVKVSSIEKLEDYDQPLVVKLDVKGQLGSSTGKRLLIPSDIFEANEKPAFPHEKRDVPVFFSFAHMTQDAVRITFPPTLAVESLPTSNTTTFQKFAVYGMNLESTPTTVTTRRDYVLGEIYYKTEEYPELRSFYSKMETKDQESIILTSSPSAATPIKPAGN; translated from the coding sequence ATGATTCACATTTCAAGCCGCCGCTCTCTTTGCCTCTCTCTTTTCTCTACCTTATTTCTCGCTGCGTCCCCCATCGCCCGCGCGCAGTGGACCGTTCCCACCCCCGAAGAGCTATCCATGACCTCGCAGCCCGAGGTGCCCGGCGCTGCAGCCGTCTATCTCTTTCGCGAAGAGACCACCGAAGACAAGCTACACATGTTCAGTATCTATGTGCGGCTCAAAGTTCTCACAGAACGCGGCAAGGACTACGCCAACGTCGAGCTTAATTACGAAAAAAACAGCGAAGGAGCTGCCACTCAGATCGACAGCATTCAGGGCAGAACCATCCATCCGGATGGAACCATCATCCCCTTCACCGGCAAGCCATACGACAAGTTGGTCGAAAAGACGCAGGGTATCAAGGTCATGGCTAAAGTCTTCACCCTTCCTGATGTGGAAGTCGGCAGCATTATCGAGTACCGATACAAGTTGCGGCTCAATGATTACTTGTTCATGGCACCCACCTGGTTTATCCAGTCCGAGCTATACACTCGGAGGTCCCATTACCTGTGGAAGCCAACCGACGAACAGCTGGTTACCAATGACGATCGCGGTCAACTCACCGACATGATCTTCTGGACCCCGATTCTGCCTCCAGGTACACAACTGATCCATAATCAGCTCGCCTCCCAGCACATGGGACACGAAGGGCAACTCATCTTCGAGGTCAATGCCCATGACGTTCCTCCTGCCCCACAAGAGGAGTTCATGCCGCCCCTGGCAAGCTTCACCTACCGCGTCCTCTTTTATTACTCCCCCTATCGCAGCGGCGAAGAGTTCTGGAAGAGTGAAGGAAAACACTGGGCAAAGTTACGCGATAAGTTCATTGGACCCGGCCCGGCCGTCACCGCGGCGGTACGCGATCTCACCATACCGACTGATAGCCAGGACCAGAAGCTACGGAAGATATACGCTGCGGTCATGAAGCTCGAAAACACCAACTTCACCCGCGAACACTCCAGCGAAGAAGAGAAATCTGAGGGCTTCAAAGAGATCCGCACGACCGACGATATCTGGACGCGCAAGCGTGGCAGCGACGAGCAGCTTACACAACTCTTTGTCGCGATGGCCCGCGCCGCAGGGATGAAGGCCTATCTCGCTGCAATCACCAGTCGCGACCGCAGCCTGTTTCTCGCGGCCTATCTCAACCTCGCGCAGCTCGACGACGACATCGCTATCGTCGAAGTAGACGGCAAAGAGCAGTACTTCGACCCCGGCACCCGATACTGTCCCTACCAGCACCTGGCCTGGAAGCACACTCAAAGCGCCGGCATACGCCAGACAGCATCTGGCTCAGACATCGTTCACACTCCCGGAGAGGTTTACACCTATTCGCGCACGCAGCGAGTTGCCAATCTCAGCATGGACAGGGAGGGAGCTGTCACCGGAACTGTCAAAATGACTTACATGGGCTCACCAGGTCTCTACTGGCGACAGCGGGCGCTCACCGGCGACGCCGCCAGCCTCGATCGTGAACTGAGCACGAACGTCGAAAATCTCCTGCCCAATGGCATGGAGGTCAAGGTCAGCTCAATTGAGAAGCTCGAAGACTACGATCAACCACTCGTGGTAAAGCTCGACGTCAAAGGCCAACTCGGGTCCTCCACCGGCAAGCGGCTACTGATTCCGAGCGACATCTTCGAAGCCAATGAGAAGCCTGCATTTCCACATGAAAAACGTGACGTGCCAGTCTTTTTCAGCTTCGCCCACATGACGCAGGATGCTGTTCGCATCACCTTTCCGCCCACACTCGCCGTTGAATCACTTCCAACGTCCAACACGACCACCTTTCAGAAGTTCGCCGTCTACGGCATGAACCTGGAATCCACTCCGACCACAGTCACCACGCGTCGCGACTATGTACTCGGTGAAATCTACTACAAAACCGAAGAGTATCCGGAGTTGCGCAGCTTCTACTCAAAGATGGAAACCAAAGATCAGGAGAGCATCATCCTTACCTCATCTCCCTCCGCCGCCACCCCGATCAAGCCGGCAGGGAATTGA
- a CDS encoding lysylphosphatidylglycerol synthase transmembrane domain-containing protein, with protein sequence MSATPTTSNGRNMLKTVPGVFISIFFLWYTFRGISFSQILALRITHPAWILGILGFTVAGYTLRCLRWTQMMPRGRQSIRTHFLVCARVLMTSLAANNILPLRIGDIMRIFTYADDLGTSPSIILSTVILEKLLDIFILVLMFVSTVGTIATPRLRLIANISLAISAIGLLTLLVAARILQPPIQRLFTRLPANPKLEKIEHWITLALDATGRLGVTGSLLLLLQTVVIWACEGMIFLSAIRLLGLPVDRIAAWLAVSFANLSYLIPSSPGAIGPFELTVKTSLVNHGASISQAAVFGLAIHAWMLISVTGAGGIIFLIHRFHIQNHKPLLEEIEQLPVELP encoded by the coding sequence ATGAGCGCCACACCGACGACCTCGAACGGTCGCAATATGCTCAAGACGGTTCCCGGCGTCTTCATCAGCATCTTCTTCCTCTGGTACACCTTCCGCGGAATCTCCTTCAGCCAGATTCTCGCCCTCCGCATCACCCATCCCGCGTGGATCCTCGGCATCCTCGGCTTCACCGTCGCCGGCTACACCCTGCGCTGTCTCCGCTGGACCCAGATGATGCCGCGCGGACGGCAATCCATCCGCACCCACTTCCTTGTCTGCGCCCGAGTGCTCATGACCTCGCTCGCCGCCAACAACATCCTGCCCCTCCGCATCGGCGACATCATGCGCATCTTCACCTACGCGGACGACCTCGGCACGTCGCCCTCCATTATCCTCAGCACCGTCATCCTCGAAAAGCTCCTCGACATCTTCATCCTCGTCCTGATGTTTGTCTCCACTGTGGGCACCATCGCCACCCCACGTCTGCGCCTCATCGCCAATATCTCACTCGCCATCTCGGCAATCGGCCTGCTGACGCTTCTGGTCGCCGCCCGCATTCTCCAACCGCCTATCCAGCGCCTCTTCACCCGCCTGCCGGCAAACCCCAAACTCGAAAAGATCGAACACTGGATTACCCTCGCGCTCGACGCCACCGGTCGCCTCGGCGTCACCGGCTCCTTGCTGCTCCTGCTCCAGACAGTTGTCATCTGGGCCTGCGAGGGCATGATCTTCCTCTCCGCCATCCGTCTCCTCGGCTTGCCCGTCGACCGCATCGCCGCCTGGTTGGCGGTCTCTTTTGCAAACCTCTCCTACCTCATCCCCAGTTCACCCGGTGCCATCGGCCCATTCGAGCTTACGGTCAAGACCTCTCTGGTCAACCACGGCGCGTCCATATCGCAAGCAGCGGTCTTCGGTCTTGCCATCCACGCATGGATGCTCATCTCCGTGACTGGCGCAGGCGGAATCATCTTCCTTATCCATCGTTTCCATATCCAAAACCACAAGCCCTTGCTCGAAGAGATCGAACAGCTCCCAGTAGAACTGCCATAG